A section of the Nerophis ophidion isolate RoL-2023_Sa linkage group LG16, RoL_Noph_v1.0, whole genome shotgun sequence genome encodes:
- the LOC133535635 gene encoding uncharacterized protein LOC133535635, which produces MGCLRKSVVQRTVPVPCTAPDETEEDPGPDTTHSAQNLQAPPAHPQSRPSEHRRILWPAANKESEWKQFDEDVTTALEATAKGNVDQRLKTMSMFIISIASDRFGIKKQCANKTTTAAPIPNRRETKISQLRQELRVLRSQYRKASDNEKAALTELRGVVRDKLLTLRRAEWHRKRGRERARKRSAFIANPFGFTKKLLGEKRSGQLSCPEEEINLHIKNTYSDGMREQDLGHCAALICPPEPCTLFDTSEPTLKEVKEVIKSARTASAPGPSGVPYKVFKQCPRQLERLWKIFRVIWKRGKVPQQWTYAEGVWIPKEENARNIEQFRTISLLSVECKTFFKIVSNRLMGFLLKNTYIDTSVQKGGVPGVPGCIEHTGVVTQLIREARENRGDLTVLWLDLANAYGSIPHKLVELSLSRYHVPEKIRNLILDYYNNFSLRVSSGTSTSDWHRLEKGIITGCTISVSLFALAMNMLVKSAEVECRSPLSKSGTRQPPIRAFMDDLTVTTTSVSGCRWLLQGLDRLISWARMSFKPSKSRSLVLRKGKVSEHFRFSLADIQIPSVSEKPVKSLGKLFTGDLKDSAARQATSDNLNMWLSAVDKSGLPGKFKAWIYQHGILPRILWPLLMYEFPMTIVEGFERKISSSLRRWLGLPRSLSSIALFGHNTKLQLPFSSLAEEFKVSRAREVLLYRDSADGKVSSAGVEVRTGRKWRAQDEVERAEARLRHSTVVGTVATGRAGLGSNTKPSYSRARGKERRKLVQVEGRAEVEEARFSRVVGRSKQGAWTKWEHIAGRKITWTELWKAEPHQFKFLVQSVYDVLPSPANLFTWGLIDTPVCQLCQKRGSLQHILSCCSKALGDGRYRWRHDQVLRAIADTICTGINTSKRQHPTKCTIAFVRAGEKPQPSKKTQGGLLTTARDWQLLVDLGRQLRFPDIIATTTLRPDMVLMSGTSKQVVLLELTVPWEDRMEEAQERKRAKYADLVADCRRNGWKARCEPIEVGCRGFAGKSLHRVLGLLGICGLHRRRAIKNILEASEKALRWLWLRRGDAWRSALPGHKSRD; this is translated from the coding sequence ATGGGCTGCCTAAGGAAATCCGTGGTGCAACGCACAGTGCCAGTACCCTGTACGGCACCTGATGAGACGGAGGAGGATCCAGGCCCGGACACTACCCACAGTGCCCAGAACCTCCAAGCACCACCGGCGCATCCCCAAAGCAGACCGTCAGAACATCGTCGGATATTGTGGCCCGCTGCCAACAAGGAGTCAGAGTGGAAACAGTTTGATGAAGATGTTACTACAGCCCTGGAAGCAACAGCCAAGGGTAATGTGGACCAGAGGCTCAAGACAATGAGCATGTTCATAATTAGCATTGCATCGGACAGGTTTGGCATCAAGAAACAATGCGCTAACAAGACTACAACTGCAGCACCAATTCCAAACCGGCGAGAAACCAAGATTTCCCAACTCAGACAAGAACTGAGAGTACTCAGGAGCCAGTACAGGAAGGCAAGTGACAATGAGAAGGCAGCCTTGACAGAACTGAGGGGTGTGGTAAGGGATAAACTACTCACCCTGCGACGTGCCGAGTGGCACAGGAAGAGAGGCAGGGAAAGGGCCCGTAAGCGCAGTGCCTTCATTGCAAATCCATTTGGATTCACAAAGAAGCTGCTGGGAGAAAAACGCAGTGGTCAACTCTCATGTCCCGAGGAGGAAATCAACCTCCACATCAAGAACACCTACAGCGACGGCATGAGAGAGCAAGACCTCGGCCACTGTGCAGCCCTCATATGCCCACCAGAACCCTGCACCCTGTTTGACACCAGTGAACCAACTCTGAAAGAAGTTAAAGAGGTAATCAAATCTGCCAGAACAGCATCAGCACCAGGCCCAAGTGGAGTTCCGTACAAGGTCTTCAAACAGTGTCCCCGCCAGTTGGAGCGTCTTTGGAAGATCTTCCGAGTGATCTGGAAAAGAGGGAAAGTACCTCAGCAGTGGACGTACGCAGAGGGAGTATGGATTCCCAAGGAGGAAAACGCAAGGAACATCGAGCAGTTCAGGACAATCTCCCTCCTCAGTGTTGAGTGCAAGACTTTCTTCAAGATCGTTTCCAATCGCCTCATGGGATTTCTCCTGAAGAACACCTATATTGACACCTCGGTGCAGAAGGGAGGAGTCCCAGGAGTTCCAGGGTGCATCGAACACACTGGTGTGGTAACACAGCTGATCCGTGAGGCGCGAGAGAACAGAGGTGATTTGACAGTACTGTGGCTGGACCTCGCCAATGCTTATGGGTCAATTCCACACAAGTTGGTGGAATTGTCTCTGAGCAGATACCATGTTCCAGAGAAGATTCGCAATCTCATTCTCGACTATTACAACAACTTTAGTCTGAGGGTGTCCTCTGGCACTTCAACATCAGATTGGCATCGTCTGGAGAAAGGCATCATCACAGGCTGTACAATCTCTGTGTCCCTGTTTGCACTGGCCATGAATATGCTCGTGAAGTCTGCGGAAGTAGAGTGCAGAAGTCCTTTGTCCAAATCCGGCACCCGGCAACCTCCGATTAGAGCATTCATGGATGATCTCACGGTAACCACAACATCAGTGTCTGGATGCAGATGGCTCCTTCAAGGCCTTGATCGGCTCATTAGTTGGGCAAGAATGAGTTTCAAGCCCTCTAAGTCCAGGTCCTTGGTCTTGAGGAAGGGTAAAGTATCCGAACACTTTCGCTTCAGTTTGGCAGACATCCAAATTCCATCTGTGTCAGAAAAGCCAGTGAAGAGTCTGGGCAAGCTCTTCACTGGTGATCTGAAGGATTCCGCTGCACGGCAAGCTACCAGCGATAACCTCAACATGTGGCTCTCAGCGGTGGACAAGTCGGGACTTCCAGGGAAGTTCAAAGCCTGGATATATCAGCATGGCATCCTGCCTCGTATCCTCTGGCCGCTGCTGATGTACGAATTCCCAATGACCATCGTGGAGGGATTCGAGAGGAAGATCAGCTCGTCCCTGCGCAGGTGGCTGGGTCTGCCACGGAGCCTAAGCAGCATTGCTTTGTTTGGGCACAACACCAAGCTGCAGCTTCCTTTCAGTAGTCTGGCAGAGGAGTTCAAGGTTTCCAGGGCCAGAGAAGTCCTGCTCTACAGAGATTCTGCTGATGGGAAAGTATCGTCAGCAGGTGTGGAGGTCAGAACAGGAAGGAAGTGGCGTGCCCAGGATGAAGTGGAGCGGGCAGAGGCGAGGTTGCGGCACAGCACCGTGGTGGGAACCGTAGCTACTGGTCGGGCTGGGCTGGGTAGTAACACCAAACCAAGCTACAGCAGAGCCAGAGGAAAGGAAAGGAGAAAGTTGGTCCAAGTTGAGGGTCGCGCAGAGGTGGAAGAGGCTCGCTTCAGCAGAGTGGTGGGAAGGAGCAAGCAGGGGGCCTGGACCAAGTGGGAGCACATAGCTGGTCGCAAGATCACCTGGACCGAACTCTGGAAAGCGGAGCCACACCAGTTTAAGTTCTTGGTCCAGTCAGTTTATGATGTCCTCCCAAGTCCGGCTAACTTATTTACCTGGGGCCTGATAGACACACCTGTGTGCCAGCTCTGTCAGAAAAGAGGATCATTACAacacatcctcagctgttgctcaAAGGCATTGGGAGATGGCAGGTACCGGTGGCGCCACGACCAGGTCCTGCGGGCAATAGCAGACACTATCTGCACTGGCATCAACACCAGTAAGCGGCAACACCCAACTAAGTGCACAATTGCCTTTGTCCGAGCAGGAGAGAAACCTCAACCCTCCAAGAAGACCCAGGGTGGCCTGCTAACAACAGCAAGGGACTGGCAGCTCTTGGTTGATCTAGGAAGGCAGTTGCGATTCCCAGACATCATTGCAACCACAACACTACGGCCAGACATGGTATTGATGTCTGGAACCAGCAAGCAGGTGGTGCTCCTTGAGCTAACTGTCCCCTGGGAGGACAGAATGGAGGAAGCTCAGGAAAGGAAGAGGGCGAAATATGCAGATCTTGTGGCTGACTGCCGGAGGAACGGGTGGAAGGCCCGCTGCGAGCCTATTGAGGTGGGCTGCAGGGGTTTTGCAGGCAAGTCCTTACACCGTGTCCTGGGGCTCCTTGGAATTTGTGGACTGCACAGGCGAAGAGCCATAAAAAACATATTGGAAGCGTCTGAAAAGGCTTTACGTTGGCTCTGGTTGAGGAGGGGGGACGCGTGGCGTagtgcgctacctggacacaagtCGAGGGACTGA